Proteins encoded within one genomic window of Theobroma cacao cultivar B97-61/B2 chromosome 7, Criollo_cocoa_genome_V2, whole genome shotgun sequence:
- the LOC18593679 gene encoding (+)-delta-cadinene synthase isozyme A, giving the protein MSSKLCSKSASTSSDDHNAKSNENRQSANFPPTIWGDLFLTCPEKNMDATTQLQEELKQEVRRMLTTPMDKPSQKLHLIDAVQRLGVAYHFEKEIEDALETIYGDCNSDGNDIYVTSLRFRLLREHGFDVQCETFNKFKDDKGNFMVSLKSDVKGLLELYEAAHMRMHGEHILEEALAFTTTHLEFAETSIDQYPLSALVSRARKRPIHKGLPRLEARRFISIYQEDGSHDKTLLKFAKLDFNLVQNLHKEELSKISRWWKDLDFKRKLPFARDRLVEGYFWILGVYFEPQYSLARQILTKAIVMASTIDDIYDAYGTFEELQLFTNAIERWDINCMDRLPAYMKLLYKALLDVYGEMEEVMAKQGKTFRVQYAKEAMKQLSQAYFVEAKWYHENYVPTVEEYMTNGLVSSGYIMVAITSFVGMGDIVTKEIFDWASNNPKIVRASSMIARLMDDIVSHKFEQERGHVASAIECYMKQHGVSEENACNELTKQIENAWKDINQELVRPPAGVPMPALTRILNLARVMDFLYKEGDGYTHVGEAAKGGITSLLIDPIPT; this is encoded by the exons atgtccTCGAAACTTTGTTCAAAATCTGCTTCTACTTCCTCTGATGATCATAATGCCAAGTCCAATGAGAATCGTCAGTCGGCCAATTTCCCTCCTACGATTTGGGGAGATCTTTTCCTCACATGTCCGGAAAAG AATATGGATGCTACAACTCAACTACAAGAAGAATTGAAGCAAGAAGTACGGAGAATGCTCACCACACCTATGGATAAACCATCCCAAAAGTTGCACTTAATCGATGCAGTCCAACGCTTAGGTGTGGCTTACCATTTTGAGAAAGAGATAGAAGATGCTTTAGAAACTATATATGGTGACTGCAATAGTGATGGCAATGATATCTACGTTACATCTCTTCGATTTCGATTGCTAAGAGAGCATGGCTTTGATGTCCAGTGTG AAACATTTAACAAGTTCAAAGATGACAAAGGAAACTTCATGGTGTCCTTGAAAAGTGACGTGAAAGGCTTGCTAGAATTATACGAAGCTGCTCATATGCGTATGCATGGAGAACATATATTGGAAGAAGCACTTGCTTTCACCACCACTCATCTAGAGTTTGCAGAAACTAGCATAGATCAGTATCCCCTTTCAGCACTAGTCTCCCGTGCCCGAAAACGGCCCATCCACAAAGGATTGCCAAGGTTGGAAGCTAGGAGATTCATTTCCATATATCAAGAAGATGGTTCACATGACAAAACGTTACTGAAGTTTGCCAAGTTGGATTTCAACTTAGTACAAAATCTGCACAAGGAAGAGCTAAGCAAGATTTCTAG GTGGTGGAAAGATTTAGACTTCAAGAGAAAGCTACCTTTTGCAAGAGATAGATTAGTTGAAGGTTACTTTTGGATATTGGGAGTGTACTTTGAGCCTCAATACTCCTTGGCTAGACAGATATTGACAAAAGCAATAGTCATGGCATCAACTATTGATGATATATATGATGCTTATGGCACATTTGAAGAGCTTCAGCTCTTTACCAATGCAATTGAGAG GTGGGATATTAACTGTATGGACCGACTCCCAGCATACATGAAATTGCTCTACAAGGCACTCTTAGACGTTTATGGAGAAATGGAGGAAGTGATGGCAAAGCAAGGAAAAACATTTCGTGTCCAATACGCGAAAGAAGCA ATGAAACAATTATCTCAAGCTTATTTTGTGGAGGCTAAATGGTACCATGAAAACTACGTGCCAACGGTGGAGGAGTACATGACCAACGGATTAGTATCTTCTGGCTACATCATGGTTGCAATCACATCTTTTGTTGGAATGGGAGACATTGTGACCAAAGAGATCTTTGATTGGGCATCTAACAATCCTAAGATTGTTAGAGCTTCTTCAATGATTGCCCGCCTCATGGACGACATTGTTTCACACAag TTTGAGCAAGAGAGAGGGCATGTTGCATCGGCCATTGAATGCTACATGAAGCAACATGGGGTTTCAGAAGAAAATGCATGCAATGAGTTGACCAAGCAAATCGAGAATGCTTGGAAGGATATAAATCAGGAATTGGTAAGGCCACCAGCTGGGGTTCCAATGCCGGCCCTCACACGGATTCTCAATCTTGCAAGGGTGATGGATTTCCTTTACAAGGAAGGAGATGGATACACCCACGTTGGAGAAGCAGCAAAGGGTGGAATCACTTCATTGCTGATTGATCCCATTCCaacttga